The following DNA comes from Pseudomonas marginalis.
ACGCGCTGTTGTTGACCAGGCTCGGATCCTTGAGCGCCAGGCGCAGGCGGGTCACGCAGTGGGCAGCTTGCTCAAGGTTGTCGCTGCCCCCGAGGTGCTCGAGGATCTCGCGGGCAATGTTGGAATAGTCGTGGCTCATGCTTGGTTTCCACTTTGATTTTTTTTATTGGGGGCAGTCATTGGCAGCACGCCGAAGGCAAAAGTACTCGTACAGACGAGTTAAAGCAACAACTCGTCTGTACGAGTTTGATTTTGTTTATTCCCTGCAGGACACCGCTGCGCTGCAAGCCGCAGAAATCCATGGGTCTAATGGACAAACTCCCGCTCTGCCTCTAAGGTTCCTGCCTTGAACGCCAACGCGGCACAGAGCCCTATCCATGAGCAAATACAACCAGATCTATACCGATCTGCTTGCCAGCATCACCACCGAACGCCTGCAACGCGGCACGCGCCTGCCCTCCGAAACCGAATTGATGGACAGCTACCAGGCCAGCCGAGGCACCGTGCGTCGCGCCATCGAGCAACTGCAGGAACGTGGTTTTGCGCAAAAGATCCACGGCAAGGGCACCTTCGTGCTCTCGCCCAACCCGATTGAGTTCCAACTCGGCGGCATCGTCAGCTTTCACGAAACCCACGCCGACCTGGGCGATGACGTACGCACCGAAGTGGTCGAATTCACCCAGCTCCCCCTGGAAGGCCCATTGTTGCAACACATCGAGGCCGAACCCGGCAGCCTCATCACACGCATCAAACGGGTACGGCGCATCGGCGGCAAACGGGTGATCCTCGACATCAACCACTTCGTCGCCGACCTGATCCCAGGCCTGGACCAGGCGATCGCCGAACAGTCGATCTACGCCTTCATCGAGCAGACCTTGCAACTGCAGATCAGCTACGCCCAGCGCACCATCGAAGCCCTGCCCCGCAGCAAGGACGACCAGACGCACCTGGACCTCGAAGGGCAAAGCCATGTGATCGTGGTGAGCAACCAGACGTTTTTGCAGGACGGGCGACAGTTCGAGTACACCGAGTCGCGGCATACGTTGGATAAGTTTTACTTCTCCGATATCGCCAGGCGCTAACTATCTACCCATCGCCCGTCTAAACGGCTTGGCATGCTCGGCTCTTCCCCCTAAAGGAGAGCAGCATGCCGCTTGCCGACACCTCCCCCGCCGCTCAGCAACAACTCAGGGCCCTGGCGCCCATCGTGCTGGATGCGTGCCCGAACATGCAGAGGATGGCCATCGAGGCCGCCCGCGAGATTCTCGCAAAACACGGTCTGGCGACCCTGGATCCCGATCACGTGCACTGGCACCGCTTCACCGGCGGTGTCGGTGACCCGGCGACGTTTACGGGCTGGAGCCACAACGAAAAACCCCAGGCGTCGATGACGCTGACGCAGCTGGTCATTCACCGCTTCGAGGTACATGACCAGGACAATGCCGACCTGCTCGACGGTGATGGTGGCTTTTATCGCGAGGGTGCCGAGGCGCGGTTATTCGATCAGCATAACGAAGTGCGGCTGTCCGCCAGCGCGGTGCTCAAGGACTTCTGGGCGATCAATTTCAGCGATCGCTACACCACGCGCATGGATGCATTCTGGAGCGCTCACTTCGATGATTTTCGCACCCTGGCCAAGGTCAGCTGCCTGGCCGAGGCCCTGCAAGCACGACAGGCCGGGGATCTCACCACGTCGCAGTTGCAGACGGTGATTCGGGCCCTGGCCAGCAATCTGTGCTGGCCCCCAACCCTGTCCAACCTGCAGGCCAAGGCCACTTCAGCCGGCGGGCTGCGTGTGGCGGCGCTGGATATCGGTGGACATACCGCCACGGATATCCTGCGCATCGTCGACGGCGATGGGCGGCAAATCCTTTATGTACCGGGCGAGTCACAGGCATTCCACTGTTTCGAGACCCCTGCCGACCTGCATTTCTGGCTGCTGAACCAGACCAGCCACCCGGATAACCGCGCCCGCTTCATGGCCCATTTCCCGCTGTCGGCGCAGATCCAGCAGGACGACACCGCTGCCGTGACGTGGAAACAGATGCTGCTCACCCCCGTGCTGATCTATCGCACCGCCCAGGCCCTGGCGGGTACCCTGCCGCCGGACTGGGTGGACAAGGGCCTGTCCCACCAACTCGACCAGTTGTTTGTCGACTGGGGCACCTGGGACCACCGCCTGATCAATCAAGCCGACCAGGCCATCGAGGACGATGCCTTTACCTGGCTGGCGCAATCGAGTCAGACGCGCATGCGCAATGACGCGGATTTTTCCCTGCGCAGCAATGGCGACCTGCGCAAGAAACTCTGGATCGGCTACCTGAACGCCTTTGGCAAAACCTTTGGCCCGATGGCCGTGGTCGGCTGGCCGGTGGCGTTGGTGGTCGTGGGGGCCAGTGCGGCAAATCTTGGCCTGAACATCGACCAGGCCATCAACGGCAAGACCCCGGCCGAACGCCACGCCGGGGAGCTGGGCGCGGTATTCAGTGCCATCGATACGCTGTTTAACCTGGCACTGTTGAAAGCCGACGGGGTCATGCCCGATATCGCCGAAGCGGCCGACACCCTCGCAGTGGAGCCCATTGAGTTGACGCCGCCCACAGCGCCCGCCAGCGCACCGCCGGTGCCTGAGCCTGCGGTACCTGCCACCTACCAGGCCAACCTGATACTGGAAGGAGAACACCTGGATACCGCCCCCGGAAAATTCCAGCAGGTCTATAGCCTGCGGACCTCCGACGGCATGCCTCAGCAAGCCATCCTGATGAACGATCAAGCCTATTACGTGCGCTACGAAGCCGACCCCAACGGTCGTGGGCATTGGGCGATTGTCGACCCGAACAACCCCCATGGCTTTTCCGGCGCGCTGCCGGTGCGCCTGAACGAACTCAACGAATGGGAACCTGTGCCCCACAGCAACGGCTTGAAAGGCGGCGGGGGAAACTCCAGCAAAAGCGCCCGGGGGCCGGCCCCCTCGCGGGTCCCGCCACCGCCACAAGCGATGACCACGCCACCCCACTCGCTGCGCAGGGTGACCAGCCCCTTCGATACCCCGCCATCCACCCGCCCGGAAGTGAAACGCTGGGCAATGGGCCTCACTGAAACCCATGTTCACAGCCGCTTCGGCCGTATTGACCGCTTCACCTACTACTTCGGCGAAACGCACCGCAAACTGCTGCAATCGGCGCAAGACTTCTACAAGGAACTGTCCTGGACCCGCCTGCCACCTCGTCCGGACATCCCCGCCTTTGAACCGACAACGGCCTTCGAAGAAGTCCTCGAACGCCTGCCCGAAGACCTACCGGGCTACGTCATCGGCGAAACCCTGGACCGTATCAGCAGCACCCGCCTGCTGATCAACAACATGCCGCTCTTCGCGCGCAAGGGCGTGAAAACCCTGTATATGCGGCGCCTGCTCAACGACTTCGCCCAGGATGATCTGAACCACTACTTCCAGACCGGCAAGATGCCGGAGGACCTGGAAAGCTACCTTGGCAAGCTGGGCACCGATCCATCCGGGCAGTTCAATGAACTGGAACTGGTCAAGACCGCCAGGGCCAATGGCATACGCGTGCAGGCTATCGATTGCGCAGCCCATTACAAATACCCCACCCCTATCGCCGATCTTTCAGAGCAGGTGATGAGCAATTACCTCGCCCACCTCCTTATCCAAGCCGACATAGCGCTGAACGGCGGCGGTAAATGGCTGGTACTGACCGGGGCCAGAAACATCAATACCTTTAATGGATTCGCCGGTCTCAGTGAACTGGAAGGAGGTATCGGGCTGCGTATAGAAGAGGTCTTTCCGGGGCAAGGCAACGAGGTGCGTATCGACCCCGGCATCGCCATTGATCGCGACAACGCCCCCAGTCATGAAAGCGTCGGCGACAGCTTCGACACCTTGAATGCCGACCTACGCGTACAAGTGGAAGCCCCACCGGTGCACAGGACGCTGGAGCAACAGCAGCGACTGCTGTTTCGCAAGGGCATGTACCTGATCGACAAAAACCAGGGCAACTACACCCTGCGGCACCACAGCAGAGACAGGGGCATCGTTGCGACCCCCATCAATCGACTGGCCGACGGCAGCTTTTACATCGACCGCCCGGCCTGGGCAGGCGTGCATGACATACGGTTCCCCACGCTGGAACAGCTGTCCAGCGCCCTTACCAATATGGGCATGAGCCTGCAAAGTCGGCTTCCTGCCTGACAGGCAATAAAAAACCTGGCCGAGGCCAGGTTTTTTACTCACTCAACGCAGGCCATTCAGGCTCGCCTTGCTTATTCCCACTCAATCGTCGCCGGCGGCTTGCTCGACACGTCATAAGTAACGCGCGAAATACCTTCGATCTCATTGATGATACGGCCGCTGACGGTTTCCAGCAGTTCGTACGGCAGGTGTGCCCAACGGGCGGTCATGAAGTCGATGGTTTCCACGGCACGCAGGGCCACGACCCAGGCGTAACGACGGCCATCGCCTACAACGCCTACGGACTTAACCGGCTGGAACACCACGAACGCCTGGCTGACCTTGTGGTACCAGTCGGCCTTGCGCAGTTCTTCGATGAAGATGTGGTCGGCACGGCGCAGCAGGTCGGCGTATTCCTTTTTCACTTCACCGAGGATGCGCACGCCCAGGCCCGGGCCGGGGAATGGGTGGCGGTAGACCATGTCGTACGGCAGGCCGAGTTCCAGGCCCAGACGGCGGACTTCGTCCTTGAACAGTTCGCGCAGCGGTTCTACCAGCTTGAGGTTCATTTCCTCAGGCAGGCCACCCACGTTGTGGTGGGACTTGATCACGTGGGCCTTGCCGCTCTTGGCACCGGCCGACTCGATCACGTCGGGGTAGATGGTGCCCTGGGCGAGGTACTTGATGTTGTCCAGCTTGTTGGACTGGGCATCGAATACGTCGATGAAAGTGCGGCCGATGATCTTGCGCTTCTTCTCCGGGTCGGATTCGCCGGCCAGGTTGTTCAAGAACTGCTCTTCGGCGTTGGCGCGGATCACCTTGACGCCCATGTTCTCGGCGAACATGGCCATTACCTGCTCGCCTTCATGCAGGCGCAGCAGGCCGTTGTCGACGAACACGCAGGTCAGTTGGTCGCCGATGGCCTTGTGCAGCAGCGCAGCGACCACGGAGGAGTCAACGCCGCCGGACAGACCGAGCAGCACGTTGTCGGTGCCGACCTGGGCGCGTACGTTGGCGATCGCGTCTTCAGCGATTTTCGACGGGGTCCACAGGGCTTCACACTCGCAGATGTCGAGGATGAAGCGCGACAGGATGCGCCCGCCTTGCTTGGTGTGGGTCACTTCCGGGTGGAACTGCACGCCGTAGTAACGACGCTCGTCGCTGAACATGCCGGCGATCGGGCAGCTCGGGGTGCTGGCCAGGATGTGGAAGTCTTCCGGCATCCTGGTGACCTTATCACCGTGGCTCATCCATACGTCGAGGCCGAACAGGCCATCGGCGTCGATGTGGTCTTCGATGCCGTCCAGCAGGCGGCTCTTGCCGACCACGTCGACACGGGCATAACCGAATTCACGCAGCTCGGAACCTTCAACCTTGCCGCCCAGTTGCTCGGCCATGGTCTGCATGCCGTAGCAGATACCAAAGACAGGAACGCCCAGGTCGAACACGGCTTGCGGGCAACGCGGGCTGTTGGCTTCGTGCACGGACTCGGGGCCACCGGCGAGGATGACGCCTTTCGGTGCGAATTCGCGAATCGCTTCGTCATCCATGTCGAACGGGTGCAGTTCGCAGTACACGCCGATTTCACGCACGCGGCGGGCGATCAGTTGGGTGTACTGGGAACCGAAGTCGAGGATCAGGATGCGGTGGGCGTGAATGTCGAGGGCCATGAAGTCAGTCTCGTCTAATGAATCAGAAACAACTCGGGGCTGAAAGAACAGCCCCGGTTACTTAACGTTTTGCTGGAAGCCTCAACCTACGCGGTAGTTAGGCGCTTCCTTGGTGATCTGCACGTCGTGGACATGGGACTCAGCCATGCCGGCGCCGGTGATCCGTACGAACTCTGGCTTGGTGCGCATTTCTTCGATGTCGGCGCTGCCGGTGTAGCCCATCGAGGAACGCAGGCCGCCCATCAGTTGATGGATGATGGCGCTCAGGGTGCCCTTGTACGGCACACGGCCTTCGATGCCTTCCGGCACGAGCTTCTCGGCGCCTGCCGAGGAGTCCTGGAAGTAACGGTCGGAAGAGCCTTGCGCCTGGGACATGGCGCCCAGCGAACCCATGCCGCGGTAAGCCTTGTAGGAACGGCCTTGGAACAGTTCGATCTCGCCCGGCGCTTCTTCGGTACCGGCGAACATCGAGCCCATCATTACGCAGGAAGCACCGGCAACGATGGCCTTGGACAGGTCACCGGAGAAACGGATGCCGCCGTCGGCGATCAACGGTACGCCAGTGCCTTCAAGGGCCGCGGCGACGTTGGCGATGGCGCTGATTTGCGGCACGCCCACACCGGCAACGATACGCGTGGTGCAGATCGAGCCAGGGCCGATACCGACCTTGACCGCATCGGCACCGGCTTCGGCCAGGGCCTTGGCGGCCGCGCCGGTGGCAATATTGCCGCCGATCACCTGCACCTCAGGGAAGTTCTGCTTGACCCAGCGAACGCGGTCGATCACGCCTTTGGAGTGACCGTGGGCAGTGTCGACCACTACCACGTCAACGCCGGCAGCCACCAGGGCCGCCACGCGGTCGCCAGTGTCTTTGCCGGTACCGACCGCAGCGCCGACGCGCAGACGACCTTGGTCATCCTTGCTGGCCAGCGGGTAAGCCTTGGCTTTTTCGATGTCATTGACGGTCATCATCCCTTTGAGGGCGAATTTGTCGTCGACGATCAGCACGCGCTCGATACGGTGCTTGTGCAGCAGTTCGCGCACGTCGTTCTTGTCGGCGCCTTCCTTGACAGTCACGAGGCGCTCTTTAGGCGTCATCACTTCGCGGACGGTGACTTCAAGACGGTTCTCGAAACGCACGTCACGGGAAGTGACGATGCCGACCAGGTCGCCATCGTGCAGTACCGGAACGCCGGAGATGTTGTGCAGGCGAGTCAGGTCGAACAGGTCACGCACGGTAGCGTCGGCTTCGATGGTGATCGGATCCTTCACCACACCGGCTTCGTAACGCTTGACCTTGCGCACTTCGGCAGCTTGCTGCTCGATGGTCATGTTCTTGTGGATGATGCCGATGCCGCCTTCCTGAGCCATGGCGATTGCCAAACGGGCTTCGGTGACGGTGTCCATGGCAGCGGAAACCAGGGGAATATTCAGCTCGATGCCACGGGTTAGGCGGGTCTTGAGACTGACTTCGTTAGGAAGCACCTCGGAATAACCGGGCACTAGGAGAATGTCGTCGAATGTCAGAGCTTCTTGGCTGATACGCAGCATCGCGGGGGCTCCCGAGCGGGAAAATGGAAGCGCGCCATTATACTCAGACACCCCCCAGGTCTCAATGTAAAACTCTGACATATTTGGGAATAGTGATAGAAGGACTACAGCTCGACTTTGACCCAGCTGATCTTCTGGTCCAGCCAATCGGCGAATTCGTCGATAAAGCTCTGCTTGAACCCCGCCTCCGCCCAGTTGTTGAAGATGAACCCCAGGTTGGAAAACCCGCACGCCTGCAGGAACAGAAAACCGTTGATGTCATCTTCATGCCCACACAGCGGGCAGGTGAAGTTGTCGGTGTGGCCGGGCATCCAGTCTTCCAGGCTTTCGAACAGCGCCTCGCCGACTTCCTTGAGGCATTCCGGGCAGCCGGCCTCCTCGAGAAAGCCCTTGGCCGGGGTATAGATGCAGCGCTTGTAGATGATCTCCAGGCCGTTGACCGGCTCGTTGAACGGCAGCGCCTCGGGGTGCAGCACCACGGCGCGGGCGCCGTCGGCCAGGGCATAGGCCATGCGGTTGCCGGTGCGGCCACAGGTGGTCAGTTCTTCCTTGATGATGTTCTTGCGCACCAGCCACCGCACGATCGCCCGGGCGCGGGGTTCGTGGACGGGCAAGGTGGAGATTTTCGGGACAAGGATGCTTTGGGAATTCATGGGAGACCTGCGGCGTGGCTTCTGGCCTCATCGCGGACAAGCCCGCGATGAGGCTCGGGAGGACGGCAGCTTAATCCCTGAAGAAATCAGGTCAAGTGCTCAAGTACCGCCCAATCAACGCAATGCCACTGGCCAGCACCAACCACGTCACCAGCCGGACGAAGGCCTCACGGGACATGCGCATGGTCAGCCTGCGCCCACACCACAGCCCCAGGGCCATCGCCGGCAGCAGGCACAGCGCCAGCATCAGCAGCGGCCAATCAGCATACACCCCGGCGATCAGGAACAGGCTCAGGCGCACCACCGTGCTGCAACTGATCAGCGCGCTTTGGGTGGCGCGCGCCGCGTCCTTGGGCAAGCGGCTGTTGAGGTAGATTGCATATAAAAAGCCACCACTGCCGAACAACGCACCGAACAACCCGCCTACGGTGCCCATGGGGATCGACCAGCCAGCGGCCAGCTGCGTTGGCCGGGTTTTCACCGCCAGGCTGTAGATCGCATAGGCGCTGATAAACAGCCCCATCAGCAGCAGCAACAGGTCCGAATGCAGGTTGAGCAGAAACACCACGCCCAGGGTGCAGCCAATCGCCATGCACGGCAGCAATCGCAGCAGCTCCGGCTTGTTCACGTCCCGGCGCGTTTGCAGCAGGCCGCCGAAGGCCGCGACGAAATCCAGCAGCACCAGCAGCGGGATGATCTTCGACAGCGGCATAAACACAATCAGGATCGGCCCCGCCACCAGCGCCGTGCCAAAACCGGCGATGCCGAACACGATATAGGCCACCACCACGCCCAGGCCGATCACCAGCCAATCCATACCATCAAACGACCACTGACTCATCAGCTCAACCGGGCTCATGGGTAATTCCTTATTGGAGATGACCATCACTTTAGCCATCGGTAAGGGATCCGACTAATATCTTCAAGGCCCTCCACCTATCTCGAAAAGGCATGACGTGTGATCTCCACCCGCCAACTGCGTTACTTCGTCGAAATCGCCGACAGCGGCAGCTTCAGTGCCGCCGCCGAACGTTTGTTCGTGGCGCAATCGGCCCTGAGCCGGCAGATCAAGGAGCTGGAAAACCAACTGCGAACCCCGCTGTTC
Coding sequences within:
- a CDS encoding sulfite exporter TauE/SafE family protein produces the protein MSPVELMSQWSFDGMDWLVIGLGVVVAYIVFGIAGFGTALVAGPILIVFMPLSKIIPLLVLLDFVAAFGGLLQTRRDVNKPELLRLLPCMAIGCTLGVVFLLNLHSDLLLLLMGLFISAYAIYSLAVKTRPTQLAAGWSIPMGTVGGLFGALFGSGGFLYAIYLNSRLPKDAARATQSALISCSTVVRLSLFLIAGVYADWPLLMLALCLLPAMALGLWCGRRLTMRMSREAFVRLVTWLVLASGIALIGRYLST
- the guaA gene encoding glutamine-hydrolyzing GMP synthase, translated to MALDIHAHRILILDFGSQYTQLIARRVREIGVYCELHPFDMDDEAIREFAPKGVILAGGPESVHEANSPRCPQAVFDLGVPVFGICYGMQTMAEQLGGKVEGSELREFGYARVDVVGKSRLLDGIEDHIDADGLFGLDVWMSHGDKVTRMPEDFHILASTPSCPIAGMFSDERRYYGVQFHPEVTHTKQGGRILSRFILDICECEALWTPSKIAEDAIANVRAQVGTDNVLLGLSGGVDSSVVAALLHKAIGDQLTCVFVDNGLLRLHEGEQVMAMFAENMGVKVIRANAEEQFLNNLAGESDPEKKRKIIGRTFIDVFDAQSNKLDNIKYLAQGTIYPDVIESAGAKSGKAHVIKSHHNVGGLPEEMNLKLVEPLRELFKDEVRRLGLELGLPYDMVYRHPFPGPGLGVRILGEVKKEYADLLRRADHIFIEELRKADWYHKVSQAFVVFQPVKSVGVVGDGRRYAWVVALRAVETIDFMTARWAHLPYELLETVSGRIINEIEGISRVTYDVSSKPPATIEWE
- a CDS encoding membrane-targeted effector domain-containing toxin gives rise to the protein MPLADTSPAAQQQLRALAPIVLDACPNMQRMAIEAAREILAKHGLATLDPDHVHWHRFTGGVGDPATFTGWSHNEKPQASMTLTQLVIHRFEVHDQDNADLLDGDGGFYREGAEARLFDQHNEVRLSASAVLKDFWAINFSDRYTTRMDAFWSAHFDDFRTLAKVSCLAEALQARQAGDLTTSQLQTVIRALASNLCWPPTLSNLQAKATSAGGLRVAALDIGGHTATDILRIVDGDGRQILYVPGESQAFHCFETPADLHFWLLNQTSHPDNRARFMAHFPLSAQIQQDDTAAVTWKQMLLTPVLIYRTAQALAGTLPPDWVDKGLSHQLDQLFVDWGTWDHRLINQADQAIEDDAFTWLAQSSQTRMRNDADFSLRSNGDLRKKLWIGYLNAFGKTFGPMAVVGWPVALVVVGASAANLGLNIDQAINGKTPAERHAGELGAVFSAIDTLFNLALLKADGVMPDIAEAADTLAVEPIELTPPTAPASAPPVPEPAVPATYQANLILEGEHLDTAPGKFQQVYSLRTSDGMPQQAILMNDQAYYVRYEADPNGRGHWAIVDPNNPHGFSGALPVRLNELNEWEPVPHSNGLKGGGGNSSKSARGPAPSRVPPPPQAMTTPPHSLRRVTSPFDTPPSTRPEVKRWAMGLTETHVHSRFGRIDRFTYYFGETHRKLLQSAQDFYKELSWTRLPPRPDIPAFEPTTAFEEVLERLPEDLPGYVIGETLDRISSTRLLINNMPLFARKGVKTLYMRRLLNDFAQDDLNHYFQTGKMPEDLESYLGKLGTDPSGQFNELELVKTARANGIRVQAIDCAAHYKYPTPIADLSEQVMSNYLAHLLIQADIALNGGGKWLVLTGARNINTFNGFAGLSELEGGIGLRIEEVFPGQGNEVRIDPGIAIDRDNAPSHESVGDSFDTLNADLRVQVEAPPVHRTLEQQQRLLFRKGMYLIDKNQGNYTLRHHSRDRGIVATPINRLADGSFYIDRPAWAGVHDIRFPTLEQLSSALTNMGMSLQSRLPA
- the guaB gene encoding IMP dehydrogenase; protein product: MLRISQEALTFDDILLVPGYSEVLPNEVSLKTRLTRGIELNIPLVSAAMDTVTEARLAIAMAQEGGIGIIHKNMTIEQQAAEVRKVKRYEAGVVKDPITIEADATVRDLFDLTRLHNISGVPVLHDGDLVGIVTSRDVRFENRLEVTVREVMTPKERLVTVKEGADKNDVRELLHKHRIERVLIVDDKFALKGMMTVNDIEKAKAYPLASKDDQGRLRVGAAVGTGKDTGDRVAALVAAGVDVVVVDTAHGHSKGVIDRVRWVKQNFPEVQVIGGNIATGAAAKALAEAGADAVKVGIGPGSICTTRIVAGVGVPQISAIANVAAALEGTGVPLIADGGIRFSGDLSKAIVAGASCVMMGSMFAGTEEAPGEIELFQGRSYKAYRGMGSLGAMSQAQGSSDRYFQDSSAGAEKLVPEGIEGRVPYKGTLSAIIHQLMGGLRSSMGYTGSADIEEMRTKPEFVRITGAGMAESHVHDVQITKEAPNYRVG
- the treR gene encoding trehalose operon repressor, which translates into the protein MSKYNQIYTDLLASITTERLQRGTRLPSETELMDSYQASRGTVRRAIEQLQERGFAQKIHGKGTFVLSPNPIEFQLGGIVSFHETHADLGDDVRTEVVEFTQLPLEGPLLQHIEAEPGSLITRIKRVRRIGGKRVILDINHFVADLIPGLDQAIAEQSIYAFIEQTLQLQISYAQRTIEALPRSKDDQTHLDLEGQSHVIVVSNQTFLQDGRQFEYTESRHTLDKFYFSDIARR
- a CDS encoding sugar ABC transporter ATPase — its product is MNSQSILVPKISTLPVHEPRARAIVRWLVRKNIIKEELTTCGRTGNRMAYALADGARAVVLHPEALPFNEPVNGLEIIYKRCIYTPAKGFLEEAGCPECLKEVGEALFESLEDWMPGHTDNFTCPLCGHEDDINGFLFLQACGFSNLGFIFNNWAEAGFKQSFIDEFADWLDQKISWVKVEL